A single region of the Arthrobacter sp. zg-Y20 genome encodes:
- a CDS encoding potassium-transporting ATPase subunit F, which yields MTFFDILALCLGAASAVYLLAALVRPEKF from the coding sequence GTGACTTTCTTCGACATCCTGGCCCTCTGCCTTGGGGCGGCCTCCGCCGTCTACCTGCTGGCAGCCCTCGTCCGGCCGGAGAAGTTCTGA
- the kdpC gene encoding potassium-transporting ATPase subunit KdpC, protein MNPVRSSMRQLGVAVRAMAVLTLVLGLAYPFAVAAVGQVALPGRANGSMVSSGGTDVGSALIGQSFTDGDGVPLPEFFQSRPSAAGDGYDGGASSGSNLGPLNEDLAAAVAERRQAVADTEGVAPEEVPADAVTASGSGLDPHISPEYAQLQVPRVAAARGLSETEVQELVTEATEGTDLLGREGVNVLLLNISLAELDT, encoded by the coding sequence ATGAATCCCGTCCGCAGCAGCATGCGCCAGCTCGGCGTTGCCGTACGCGCCATGGCGGTGCTGACCCTGGTGCTTGGCCTGGCCTATCCGTTCGCGGTGGCGGCCGTGGGGCAGGTCGCCCTGCCCGGCCGCGCCAACGGTTCCATGGTCAGTTCCGGTGGAACCGACGTCGGCTCAGCGCTGATCGGGCAGTCCTTCACGGACGGCGACGGCGTGCCGCTGCCGGAGTTCTTCCAGTCCCGTCCGTCCGCCGCCGGCGACGGGTATGACGGCGGAGCCTCCAGCGGCTCCAACCTGGGCCCCCTCAACGAGGACCTTGCCGCGGCCGTCGCCGAACGCCGGCAGGCCGTGGCGGACACCGAAGGGGTTGCCCCGGAAGAGGTGCCCGCGGACGCCGTTACGGCCTCCGGTTCCGGCCTGGACCCCCACATCAGCCCTGAATACGCTCAGCTGCAGGTACCGCGGGTTGCCGCTGCACGCGGGCTCAGCGAAACGGAGGTACAGGAACTGGTAACCGAGGCTACCGAAGGGACGGATCTCCTGGGACGGGAGGGCGTGAACGTGTTGCTTTTGAACATTTCACTGGCGGAGCTGGACACTTAG
- a CDS encoding MarR family transcriptional regulator yields MESAARKDAAATGASPAVSPAGTGPTRWLNEEEQAAWQAFASVLLRLPGALDRQLERDAGISHFEYVVLSALSEAPDRTLRMGSLAVLASSGLPRLSQVVSRLQKRGWITRAPDPRDGRSTLATLTDEGWEKVVATAPGHVEEVRSLAFDPLTRAQQRQMGEIGRRIMAAVDPGDRSLR; encoded by the coding sequence ATGGAATCCGCCGCCCGCAAAGACGCAGCAGCAACCGGAGCATCCCCCGCCGTATCCCCCGCAGGTACCGGACCTACGCGGTGGCTCAACGAGGAGGAACAGGCGGCCTGGCAGGCATTCGCGAGTGTCCTGCTGCGCCTTCCGGGTGCACTGGACAGGCAGCTGGAGCGCGACGCAGGCATCAGCCACTTCGAATACGTGGTGCTCTCTGCCCTTTCCGAGGCACCGGACCGCACCCTGCGCATGGGATCCCTGGCCGTCCTTGCCTCGTCCGGGCTGCCCCGGCTGTCCCAAGTTGTCAGCCGCCTGCAGAAGCGGGGCTGGATCACCCGCGCGCCCGACCCGCGGGACGGCCGCTCCACGCTGGCGACGCTCACGGATGAAGGCTGGGAAAAGGTAGTAGCCACGGCACCCGGGCACGTGGAGGAAGTGCGCTCACTGGCCTTTGATCCCCTGACCCGCGCGCAGCAGCGGCAGATGGGGGAAATCGGCCGCAGGATCATGGCGGCCGTGGATCCCGGCGACCGCAGCCTTCGCTGA
- a CDS encoding alpha-amylase family protein has product MTTPDWVQHAIWWQVYPLGFTGAEKSGPAADAPVQHRLPQLTAWLDYILEMGASGLALGPVFASESHGYDTADYYRIDPRLGDDADFDELISQARARGLRVLLDGVFNHTGRSFAPFRKALEQGPDAAEARWFHLGWPGGWEPGVEPEYGDFEGHHQLVALNHGEPEVARFVADVMKHWLRRGADGWRLDAAYAVPSSFWAAVLDDVRTEFPDAWFVGEYIHGDYTAEVVNGKLDSVTQYELWKAVWSSLSDGNFFELEWALQRHNMFLETFVPLTFVGNHDVTRIASRLAPSGRLAHALVLLFTLPGTPVVYYGDEQGYRGIKEDRAGGDDDVRPLFPAAPDELSAVGAPLYRLHQTLIGLRRRHAWLHGARTRTHSVSNEQLVYEVHDGGNSLVVALNLAAAAATVEVPAAARDVLAGEGGLDVPGQRLALPALGWAVLGTS; this is encoded by the coding sequence ATGACGACGCCGGACTGGGTACAGCACGCCATTTGGTGGCAGGTGTATCCGCTGGGCTTTACCGGAGCCGAGAAGAGCGGCCCGGCAGCGGATGCGCCGGTGCAGCACCGGCTGCCGCAGCTGACCGCGTGGCTGGACTACATCCTGGAAATGGGTGCGTCCGGGCTGGCCCTGGGGCCGGTGTTCGCGTCCGAAAGCCACGGTTACGACACCGCGGACTACTACCGGATCGACCCCCGGCTCGGCGACGACGCCGATTTCGACGAACTGATCAGCCAGGCCCGTGCCCGTGGGCTCAGGGTGCTGCTGGACGGGGTCTTCAACCACACGGGCCGCTCCTTTGCACCCTTCCGCAAGGCCCTGGAGCAGGGTCCGGATGCCGCCGAAGCCCGGTGGTTCCATCTCGGCTGGCCGGGCGGCTGGGAGCCCGGGGTCGAACCGGAATACGGGGACTTCGAGGGCCACCACCAGCTGGTGGCGCTGAACCACGGGGAACCGGAGGTGGCCCGCTTTGTTGCCGACGTGATGAAGCACTGGCTGCGCCGCGGGGCCGACGGGTGGCGGCTGGACGCGGCTTACGCCGTGCCGTCGTCGTTCTGGGCCGCAGTGCTCGACGATGTCCGGACCGAGTTCCCGGACGCCTGGTTTGTGGGGGAGTACATCCACGGCGACTACACCGCTGAGGTGGTGAACGGGAAGCTGGACTCGGTGACCCAGTACGAACTGTGGAAAGCGGTATGGAGTTCGCTCTCGGACGGCAACTTCTTTGAGCTGGAATGGGCCCTGCAGCGGCACAACATGTTCCTGGAGACCTTCGTGCCGCTGACGTTTGTCGGCAACCATGACGTGACCCGCATCGCGAGCCGGCTGGCGCCGTCGGGCCGCCTGGCGCATGCCCTGGTGCTGCTGTTCACGCTGCCGGGCACCCCGGTGGTGTACTACGGCGATGAGCAGGGCTACCGCGGCATCAAGGAAGACCGTGCCGGGGGCGACGACGACGTCCGGCCGCTTTTCCCGGCCGCGCCGGATGAGCTCTCTGCCGTGGGGGCGCCGCTCTACCGGCTGCACCAGACGCTGATTGGCCTGCGCCGCCGGCATGCCTGGCTCCACGGGGCCCGCACGCGCACGCACTCGGTGAGCAACGAGCAGCTTGTGTATGAGGTGCACGACGGCGGCAACTCGCTGGTTGTGGCACTGAACCTTGCCGCGGCCGCCGCCACCGTTGAGGTTCCCGCTGCGGCCCGGGACGTCCTTGCCGGCGAGGGCGGGCTGGACGTCCCGGGGCAGCGGCTTGCACTGCCTGCCTTGGGCTGGGCGGTGCTGGGGACTAGCTAG
- the kdpB gene encoding potassium-transporting ATPase subunit KdpB, translated as MSTLTQPSPSKPSPSAEEGSASPAPARRGITAASLAAALPGAFRKLDPRLMVRTPVMFIVEVGAALITAIAVAEPFMGGPQDSGGTAVPGSFAWLIAGWLWATVLFANLAESVAEGRGKAQAASLRASRATTTAFRVPAYDGRRDPAALSAAPEEVASADLGLDDVVVVSAGQVIPGDGDVIDGIASVDESAITGESAPVIRESGGDRSAVTGGTRVLSDRIVVRITSRPGETFVDRMIRLVEGAARQKTPNEIALNILLATLSLVFVVVVLTLNPLAGYSSAAVSIPVLVALLVCLIPTTIGALLSAIGIAGMDRLVQRNVLAMSGRAVEAAGDVTTLLLDKTGTITYGNRQASAFVPINGTENQDLVDAAVLSSFGDPTPEGKSIVELAEKQGCRPQPPAGSVSVPFTAQTRMSGMDFPDGAKIRKGAASAVLDWTAESGGIEVDVLMAVEDQVQRISTGGGTPLLVAVRDADGDTQVLGLIHLKDVVKAGLKERFTELRSMGIRTVMITGDNPHTAKAIAAEAGVDDFLAEATPEDKMALIRREQAGGHLVAMTGDGTNDAPALAQADVGVAMNTGTSAAKEAGNMVDLDSDPTKLIDIVGIGKQLLITRGALTTFSIANDIAKYFAIIPAMFVGVFPGLAALNLMQLHSPASAILSAVIFNALVIVVLIPLALRGVKYRAAGSSSVLTRNLLIYGVGGIIAPFIGIKLIDLLVSLLPGF; from the coding sequence ATGTCCACACTCACTCAACCCTCACCGTCCAAACCGTCACCGTCGGCCGAAGAGGGATCCGCCTCGCCGGCACCGGCTCGCCGGGGAATCACGGCCGCATCGCTGGCCGCGGCACTACCCGGGGCCTTCCGCAAACTGGATCCGCGGCTGATGGTGCGCACCCCGGTGATGTTCATTGTCGAGGTTGGTGCGGCACTGATTACCGCCATCGCCGTCGCCGAACCGTTTATGGGCGGCCCCCAGGACTCCGGCGGCACTGCAGTACCGGGATCCTTCGCCTGGCTGATCGCCGGCTGGCTGTGGGCAACCGTGCTGTTCGCCAACCTCGCCGAGTCCGTTGCGGAGGGCCGGGGCAAGGCCCAGGCCGCCTCGCTGCGTGCCAGCAGGGCCACCACCACCGCCTTCCGCGTTCCCGCCTATGACGGCCGCCGGGATCCGGCAGCCCTGAGCGCAGCGCCGGAGGAAGTGGCTTCCGCCGACCTCGGCCTGGATGACGTGGTGGTGGTATCCGCCGGCCAGGTCATTCCCGGCGACGGCGACGTCATTGACGGCATTGCCTCCGTGGACGAATCGGCGATCACCGGCGAATCCGCACCGGTAATCCGCGAGTCCGGCGGTGACCGGTCCGCCGTCACCGGCGGCACCCGGGTGCTGTCGGACCGGATAGTCGTCCGGATCACCAGCCGTCCCGGTGAAACCTTCGTGGACCGGATGATCCGGTTGGTGGAAGGTGCCGCACGGCAGAAAACCCCCAACGAGATTGCCCTGAACATCCTGCTGGCAACCCTCTCGCTGGTCTTCGTCGTCGTCGTGCTGACCCTGAACCCGCTCGCCGGCTACTCGTCCGCCGCCGTCAGCATCCCGGTCCTGGTGGCCCTGCTGGTATGCCTGATCCCGACCACCATCGGGGCGCTGCTCTCCGCCATCGGCATTGCCGGCATGGACCGGCTGGTCCAGCGCAACGTGCTCGCCATGTCCGGCCGCGCCGTGGAGGCTGCCGGCGACGTCACCACGCTGCTCCTGGATAAGACCGGCACCATCACCTACGGCAACCGGCAGGCATCGGCCTTCGTGCCCATCAACGGCACGGAAAACCAGGACCTTGTCGACGCCGCCGTCCTGTCCTCCTTCGGGGACCCGACGCCTGAGGGCAAGTCCATTGTTGAACTGGCCGAGAAGCAGGGCTGCCGCCCGCAGCCGCCGGCAGGTTCCGTGAGCGTTCCCTTCACGGCCCAAACCCGGATGAGTGGAATGGACTTCCCCGACGGCGCCAAGATCCGCAAGGGTGCTGCCTCGGCCGTCCTGGACTGGACCGCCGAATCCGGCGGGATCGAGGTCGATGTCCTGATGGCTGTCGAAGACCAGGTGCAGCGCATCTCCACCGGCGGCGGAACACCACTGCTCGTGGCGGTACGGGACGCCGACGGCGACACGCAGGTGCTTGGCCTCATCCACCTGAAGGACGTGGTCAAGGCGGGCCTGAAGGAACGCTTTACCGAACTGCGCTCCATGGGCATCCGCACCGTGATGATTACCGGCGACAACCCGCACACGGCCAAGGCCATTGCGGCCGAAGCCGGGGTGGATGACTTCCTGGCCGAAGCCACGCCCGAGGACAAGATGGCCCTGATCCGCCGGGAACAGGCGGGCGGCCATCTGGTGGCGATGACCGGCGACGGCACCAACGACGCACCGGCGCTGGCCCAGGCCGACGTCGGGGTGGCCATGAACACCGGAACATCCGCAGCCAAGGAAGCCGGCAACATGGTGGACCTGGATTCGGATCCCACCAAGCTGATCGACATTGTCGGAATCGGCAAGCAGCTGCTGATCACCCGCGGGGCGCTGACCACGTTCTCCATCGCCAATGACATTGCGAAGTACTTCGCGATCATCCCCGCCATGTTCGTGGGGGTTTTCCCGGGGCTGGCAGCGCTGAACCTGATGCAGCTGCATTCGCCGGCGTCGGCCATCCTCTCCGCGGTGATCTTCAACGCCCTCGTGATTGTGGTGCTGATTCCACTGGCCCTGCGCGGCGTGAAATACCGTGCCGCCGGTTCCTCGTCCGTCCTGACCCGGAACCTCCTGATCTACGGGGTAGGCGGCATCATTGCCCCGTTCATCGGCATCAAGCTCATTGACCTGCTTGTCAGCCTGCTTCCGGGCTTCTGA
- a CDS encoding DUF6069 family protein produces MSSASSRTAAARTSGSNRPLLLTLVIVGAAALNLVLFFVFRAAGAEYANASGMVVGAANVLIMSVVPLLIGLVAVVLLSRRWPSLLRIGRWAGAALALLTIGMTAAAGFDTLGFAGLALMHVVVAAGVLVALRPGVPAQR; encoded by the coding sequence ATGAGCTCTGCAAGTTCCCGGACCGCAGCCGCCCGAACCTCCGGTTCCAACCGCCCGCTGCTGCTGACCCTCGTCATCGTTGGCGCAGCGGCACTGAACCTCGTGCTCTTTTTCGTCTTCCGGGCCGCCGGTGCGGAGTACGCGAACGCGTCCGGGATGGTGGTGGGTGCAGCAAATGTGCTGATCATGTCGGTGGTGCCCCTGCTGATCGGGCTGGTTGCCGTTGTGCTCCTGTCCCGGCGCTGGCCCTCCCTGCTCCGGATTGGCCGGTGGGCCGGTGCTGCCCTGGCGCTGCTGACCATTGGCATGACGGCTGCGGCCGGGTTCGACACCCTCGGCTTCGCCGGACTGGCCCTGATGCATGTGGTGGTCGCAGCCGGCGTGCTGGTTGCCCTGCGGCCGGGAGTGCCCGCGCAGCGGTAA
- the kdpA gene encoding potassium-transporting ATPase subunit KdpA — MGGWTTATQVLTLVVLLVLVYRPLGDYMARLYTSEKHLGVERGFYRLVGVDAGAGQSWQNYLRGVLVFSAAGMGLLYLLQRIQPVLPGALGLPAVPEALAFNTAASFLANTNWQSYSPEVTMGYAVQMLGLAVQNFLSAAVGLAVAVALVRGLAARKQGTIGNFWVDLARGLVRLLVPMAALGAIVLMIGGIIQNFNGFSTITTLTGGSQVVPGGPVASQEAIKLLGTNGGGFFNANSAHPFENPTGWTNLVEVFMMLVIPFSLPRTFGTMVGDRRQGYAILAAMGAIFTVSLIAMTAFEFSAADGAAGSMEGKEQRFGIAASTLFGSTSTLTSTGAVNSMHDSYSPFGGMMAMLNMMLGEVAPGGVGSGLYGMLVLAVITCFVAGLLVGRTPEYLGKKIGPREIKLASLYILTMPTLVLVGTALSFAIPGIRADIEGTSILNSGLHGFSEVLYAFTSAANNNGSAFAGLTANTPWLNTALGVAMLVGRFLPIVFVLALAGSFAEQGKVPVSAGTLPTHRLQSVTLLCGVTVIVTALTFFPVLALGPLAEGLQ; from the coding sequence ATGGGCGGCTGGACCACGGCCACACAGGTACTTACCCTGGTGGTCCTGCTGGTGCTCGTGTACCGCCCGCTGGGCGATTACATGGCCCGGCTTTACACCTCCGAGAAGCACCTGGGCGTGGAACGCGGTTTCTACCGCCTTGTGGGGGTTGACGCCGGCGCCGGACAGTCCTGGCAGAACTACCTGCGCGGCGTGCTGGTTTTCTCCGCCGCCGGCATGGGCCTGCTGTATCTCCTGCAGCGGATCCAGCCCGTACTGCCCGGAGCCCTCGGTCTTCCGGCGGTTCCCGAGGCGCTGGCCTTCAACACGGCGGCGTCCTTCCTCGCCAATACCAACTGGCAGTCCTACTCACCGGAAGTGACCATGGGTTACGCGGTGCAGATGCTGGGACTGGCCGTGCAGAACTTCCTCTCGGCCGCCGTCGGCCTGGCTGTGGCGGTTGCCCTGGTGCGCGGTCTCGCTGCCCGCAAACAGGGCACCATCGGCAACTTCTGGGTGGACCTTGCCCGGGGGCTGGTGCGCCTGCTGGTGCCAATGGCCGCACTCGGCGCCATTGTCCTGATGATTGGCGGCATCATCCAGAACTTCAACGGCTTCTCCACCATCACCACCCTCACCGGCGGTTCGCAGGTGGTCCCGGGTGGTCCGGTGGCTTCACAGGAAGCCATCAAGCTGCTGGGCACCAACGGCGGCGGGTTCTTCAACGCCAACTCGGCCCACCCGTTCGAGAATCCCACCGGCTGGACCAACCTCGTTGAGGTCTTCATGATGCTGGTTATTCCCTTCAGCCTGCCGCGCACCTTCGGCACCATGGTGGGGGACCGCCGGCAGGGTTACGCGATCCTGGCCGCAATGGGTGCCATCTTCACCGTTTCCCTCATCGCGATGACGGCCTTTGAGTTCTCCGCAGCGGATGGCGCTGCCGGGTCAATGGAAGGCAAGGAGCAGAGGTTCGGCATCGCCGCTTCTACGCTCTTCGGTTCCACCAGCACCCTCACCTCCACCGGTGCCGTGAACTCCATGCATGACAGCTACAGCCCGTTCGGCGGCATGATGGCCATGCTGAACATGATGCTCGGCGAAGTCGCCCCCGGCGGCGTAGGGTCCGGCCTGTACGGCATGCTGGTGCTGGCAGTAATCACCTGCTTCGTTGCCGGCCTGCTCGTGGGCCGCACACCGGAATACCTGGGCAAAAAGATCGGCCCGCGGGAAATCAAGCTCGCCAGCCTGTACATCCTCACCATGCCCACCCTGGTGCTGGTCGGAACAGCGCTGAGCTTCGCAATTCCCGGCATCCGTGCCGACATCGAGGGCACGTCCATCCTCAACTCGGGACTGCACGGCTTCAGTGAAGTGCTGTACGCCTTCACATCCGCGGCCAACAACAACGGCTCGGCGTTCGCCGGGCTCACGGCCAACACTCCGTGGCTGAACACGGCCCTGGGCGTGGCCATGCTGGTGGGACGGTTCCTGCCGATTGTGTTTGTGCTCGCCCTGGCCGGGTCCTTCGCCGAGCAGGGCAAGGTTCCCGTTTCGGCCGGGACGCTGCCCACCCACCGGCTTCAGTCCGTCACGCTGCTGTGCGGCGTCACGGTCATTGTCACAGCCCTCACCTTCTTTCCCGTACTCGCGCTGGGTCCCCTGGCGGAAGGACTGCAATAA
- a CDS encoding TetR/AcrR family transcriptional regulator: MPQSPLTPAAIAASAVRVADADGLDAVSMRRVARELGVSAMALYRYVADRQALLILMAEEVAGDYALLPPGNHTWQQMLVHMTNTQWSVFTAHPWLLSVVLTPRRLVNTARPSEVELLLSTLHRAGLSEEQAYDCLLGVSAAVIGTATITITAHSGPESAEPAGPGRWDEAAVAPHPYAARFQEQGISYTASRRSLDFLVANFINGVAQSLKNSPDTP, translated from the coding sequence ATGCCGCAGTCCCCGCTGACCCCTGCTGCTATTGCCGCCTCCGCGGTCCGCGTTGCCGACGCGGACGGATTGGACGCCGTGTCCATGCGCCGGGTGGCCCGTGAACTGGGCGTATCGGCCATGGCGCTGTACCGCTACGTGGCGGACCGGCAGGCCCTGTTGATCCTGATGGCGGAGGAAGTTGCCGGTGACTACGCCCTCCTGCCGCCGGGCAACCACACCTGGCAGCAGATGCTGGTGCACATGACCAACACGCAGTGGTCCGTTTTCACCGCGCATCCCTGGCTGCTGAGCGTTGTCCTCACTCCCCGCCGGCTGGTGAATACGGCACGTCCCTCAGAGGTCGAACTGCTGCTTTCAACACTGCACCGGGCCGGATTATCCGAAGAACAGGCCTATGACTGCCTCCTGGGTGTTTCCGCAGCCGTGATCGGCACCGCCACCATCACCATCACCGCCCACAGCGGCCCGGAGAGCGCGGAACCTGCAGGACCGGGCCGCTGGGACGAAGCCGCAGTGGCCCCCCATCCCTACGCAGCACGTTTCCAGGAGCAGGGCATCAGCTACACGGCCTCCCGCCGGTCACTGGATTTCCTGGTTGCCAACTTCATCAACGGCGTCGCACAAAGCCTCAAAAACTCCCCGGACACTCCGTAA
- a CDS encoding SDR family oxidoreductase, whose protein sequence is MQLSNKTAIITGGAGGIGQGIVRRFLSEGAKVAVVDIDQAQGDKLLADLEGKGEVIFIAKDISKAENAEAIVAETVAHFGALDILVNNAHASKQAPIMETTPEIWDLSFNTGTMATFHLMRAAYPELKKTRGSIVNFASGAGIKGLPNQVAYAAAKEAIRAISRTAANEWAADGIRVNVVSPVALTPGIVQWSQAFPEAYQEVVDGVPLGRLGDPETDIAPVVVFLASEQSKYMTGQTLMADGGSIKLY, encoded by the coding sequence ATGCAGCTGAGCAACAAAACAGCAATCATTACCGGTGGTGCCGGCGGAATCGGGCAGGGCATTGTCCGCCGGTTCCTCTCCGAAGGCGCCAAGGTGGCCGTGGTCGACATTGACCAGGCCCAGGGCGACAAGCTGCTCGCCGACCTTGAGGGCAAGGGCGAGGTCATCTTCATCGCCAAGGACATCTCCAAGGCGGAGAACGCCGAGGCGATCGTGGCCGAAACCGTGGCGCACTTTGGCGCCCTGGACATCCTGGTCAACAACGCGCATGCCTCCAAGCAGGCGCCGATCATGGAGACCACTCCCGAAATCTGGGACCTGTCCTTCAACACCGGCACCATGGCAACCTTCCACCTGATGCGCGCTGCCTACCCGGAGCTGAAGAAGACCCGCGGCAGCATCGTGAACTTCGCTTCCGGCGCCGGCATAAAGGGACTGCCAAACCAGGTGGCCTACGCCGCGGCGAAGGAAGCCATCCGGGCCATCTCCCGCACGGCCGCGAACGAATGGGCAGCCGACGGCATCCGCGTAAACGTTGTGTCCCCGGTCGCCCTGACCCCGGGCATCGTCCAGTGGAGCCAGGCCTTCCCCGAGGCCTACCAGGAAGTAGTGGACGGCGTTCCCCTGGGCCGCCTGGGTGATCCCGAAACCGACATTGCACCGGTGGTTGTGTTCCTGGCCAGCGAGCAGTCGAAGTACATGACCGGCCAGACCCTCATGGCCGACGGCGGCAGCATCAAGCTGTACTAG
- a CDS encoding SDR family oxidoreductase codes for MTIAVFGATGQLGRLTLAALRDRGVPADGIRALGRNQAVLDQLSEEGFDTFRIELDEPDNLRRPLAGVESVLLISASDIGRRVPQHRAAIQAALDAGVRRLVYTSAPGASTVPGISTEHRATEAFLADVGLPATVLRNNWYTENYRADFEQARTDGVILNSAGSGGIPSATRADYAEAAAAVLTTAGHEGAVYELAGDTAWTWDGFAAAAAEVLGSPVTYRPVSPDEQRRMLLDAGVPAQMAEAVLAMDANARDGLLEHTTGDLSRLLGRPATPLRDTLKSWA; via the coding sequence ATGACCATCGCAGTATTCGGTGCCACCGGCCAGCTGGGCCGCCTCACGCTGGCGGCCCTGCGGGACCGCGGCGTGCCCGCGGACGGAATCCGTGCGCTGGGACGTAACCAGGCAGTGCTGGATCAACTTTCGGAGGAAGGATTCGACACCTTCAGGATCGAACTGGATGAACCGGACAACCTGCGCCGCCCTTTGGCCGGGGTGGAAAGCGTCCTGCTGATTTCGGCCAGCGACATCGGCCGCCGCGTGCCCCAGCACCGGGCGGCCATCCAGGCAGCGCTCGACGCCGGGGTGCGCCGGCTGGTGTATACCTCGGCGCCCGGAGCCAGCACCGTACCCGGCATTTCCACCGAGCACAGGGCAACCGAAGCCTTCCTGGCCGACGTCGGGCTGCCGGCCACCGTGCTGCGCAACAACTGGTACACCGAGAATTACCGTGCCGACTTTGAGCAGGCCAGAACGGACGGCGTGATCCTCAACAGTGCCGGCTCAGGGGGTATCCCCAGTGCAACCCGGGCCGACTATGCCGAGGCGGCCGCAGCAGTTCTCACCACCGCAGGACATGAGGGAGCGGTCTATGAGCTCGCCGGAGACACCGCCTGGACGTGGGACGGGTTTGCCGCCGCCGCTGCAGAAGTCCTCGGCAGCCCCGTGACGTACCGCCCCGTCAGTCCTGATGAGCAGCGGAGGATGCTGCTGGACGCGGGCGTGCCCGCTCAAATGGCCGAAGCAGTGCTGGCCATGGATGCCAACGCGCGTGACGGCCTGCTTGAGCACACCACCGGAGACCTCAGCCGGCTCCTCGGCCGGCCCGCCACGCCGCTCAGGGACACCCTCAAGTCCTGGGCCTGA